A DNA window from Cobetia marina contains the following coding sequences:
- a CDS encoding TRAP transporter substrate-binding protein, with product MKRVMLAATLLAAALGTTTAHAEKIVFAIGGSPNSLQGQTAQYFADSLQARLGDEHQVEYYHSGQLGDERQLIQKLRLGTVDLAAISSVMSSVSPSFALFDMPFMVKDREHLKRIDDEIVMTDLAEDAKSKGLKLVSTWKNGFRQITNNEHPIVAPEDLDGLKLRTPQSEWRTGMFNAWGANPTPMAFSEVFVALQTGVVDGQENPLSNIDGAKFQEVQKYLSLSNHVYSPIWLTSSQAGWKKMPEDVKAAIAEVSAETQSWAFAKGAELDDKLLASLKAGGMAVNEVDRDAFVTASAPVYQAFSDKVDGGQALVDRAMALAKE from the coding sequence ATGAAGCGAGTCATGCTTGCCGCCACGCTGTTAGCCGCCGCCTTGGGTACCACGACCGCGCATGCCGAGAAGATCGTGTTTGCCATCGGGGGAAGTCCCAACAGTCTGCAGGGCCAGACCGCGCAGTACTTCGCCGATAGCCTGCAAGCCCGGCTCGGCGATGAGCATCAGGTCGAGTACTACCACAGTGGGCAGCTGGGGGATGAGCGCCAGCTGATCCAGAAGCTGCGCCTGGGTACGGTCGACCTGGCCGCGATTTCCTCGGTGATGTCGTCCGTGTCACCAAGCTTCGCCCTGTTCGACATGCCGTTCATGGTCAAGGACCGCGAGCACCTCAAGCGCATCGATGACGAGATCGTGATGACGGATCTGGCCGAGGATGCCAAGTCCAAGGGCCTCAAGCTGGTCTCCACCTGGAAGAACGGCTTCCGTCAGATCACCAACAACGAGCATCCGATCGTTGCGCCAGAAGACCTAGACGGGCTGAAGCTGCGTACCCCACAGAGCGAATGGCGGACCGGCATGTTCAACGCCTGGGGCGCCAACCCGACACCGATGGCCTTCTCGGAAGTCTTCGTGGCGCTGCAGACCGGGGTCGTCGATGGTCAGGAGAACCCGTTGTCCAACATCGATGGCGCCAAGTTCCAGGAGGTGCAGAAGTACCTGTCACTCTCCAATCATGTCTATTCGCCCATCTGGTTGACCAGCAGTCAGGCCGGCTGGAAGAAGATGCCCGAGGACGTGAAGGCAGCGATTGCCGAAGTCTCCGCCGAGACCCAGAGCTGGGCCTTCGCCAAGGGTGCGGAGCTTGATGACAAGCTGCTGGCAAGCCTCAAGGCGGGTGGCATGGCCGTCAACGAGGTGGACCGGGATGCCTTCGTCACTGCAAGTGCGCCGGTCTATCAGGCGTTCTCCGACAAGGTCGATGGCGGCCAGGCGCTGGTTGACCGGGCCATGGCACTGGCCAAGGAGTAA
- a CDS encoding TRAP transporter small permease produces MSSHSHAAKATFPTESGEGLTPKADLTVLDRINRVVERCLEVFTVSLLLSLTVIVLAAVALRTFGGSLPWYDEVASINLAWLSFYGACLAALKRSHMGFPGLITKAPIALRSTLFITSELIVIGFFAVVGWFGYQVLDVLAWDALIALPSIGLDVTQSVIPLSAALFIVCELLSLPHAWRKMCEGVNSEEEEIAEAIRLAEEDLKEHRS; encoded by the coding sequence ATGAGCTCGCATTCCCATGCGGCCAAGGCAACCTTCCCCACCGAGAGTGGGGAAGGACTGACGCCCAAGGCTGACTTGACAGTGCTGGACAGAATCAACCGTGTGGTAGAACGCTGCCTTGAGGTATTTACCGTCAGCCTGCTGTTGTCGCTGACGGTGATCGTGCTGGCGGCAGTGGCCTTGCGTACCTTCGGTGGCTCCTTGCCGTGGTATGACGAGGTCGCCTCGATCAATCTGGCATGGCTCAGCTTCTATGGCGCTTGTCTCGCGGCCTTGAAGCGTTCGCACATGGGCTTTCCCGGCTTGATCACCAAGGCGCCCATCGCACTGCGCAGTACGCTGTTCATTACCTCTGAGCTAATCGTGATCGGATTCTTTGCCGTGGTGGGCTGGTTTGGGTATCAGGTGCTGGACGTGCTGGCCTGGGATGCCTTGATCGCCTTGCCGAGCATCGGCCTGGATGTCACCCAGTCGGTGATCCCGCTCAGTGCGGCACTCTTCATCGTGTGTGAGCTGCTGAGCCTGCCCCACGCATGGCGCAAGATGTGTGAAGGGGTCAACAGCGAAGAGGAAGAGATCGCGGAAGCCATCCGCCTGGCCGAGGAAGACCTCAAGGAGCACCGTTCATGA
- a CDS encoding TRAP transporter large permease produces the protein MTLLIIIAALFALVLINVPIAVAIGTVGVVGVVIFMGVDALVNVPLTLFNGATKFPLIAIPLFILAGALMNTSGISMRLINLVTAMVGFVRGGLAMVNVGVSLFFAEISGSAVADVAATGSVLIPEMKKRKYTPEFSAAITSSSASLAIIIPPSLSMILYGAIADTSIVKLFVAGIIPGLLGGFGLAVLCYYYARKYDMPREAAFSLSALGKAFREAFWALTLPVIILGGIFGGFVTATEGAGIAVLAALVIGGLVYRELNLQVLYRAVIDGVIQTSVVMLLVATSAVLGLFLTEMQLPQQLAQEITSLTTDPVAVLALLNILLLLLGMFLHGAAAIILVVPIVMPLIQQIGIDPIHFGLILTLNLAIGQQTPPVASVLATSCSIARTDMWETTKVNLPMIFVLFLVLMLVTYVPAIPMSLVEHFYG, from the coding sequence ATGACGCTACTGATCATTATCGCGGCCCTGTTCGCACTGGTGCTGATCAACGTGCCCATCGCGGTTGCCATCGGCACGGTGGGGGTCGTGGGGGTGGTGATCTTCATGGGCGTGGACGCGCTGGTGAACGTGCCGCTGACGCTCTTCAATGGCGCGACCAAGTTTCCGCTGATCGCGATTCCGCTGTTCATCCTCGCCGGTGCGCTGATGAACACGTCAGGCATCTCCATGCGGCTGATCAATCTCGTCACGGCGATGGTGGGGTTCGTGCGCGGTGGCCTGGCCATGGTCAATGTCGGGGTGTCACTGTTCTTTGCCGAGATTTCCGGCTCGGCTGTCGCGGACGTGGCAGCCACGGGGTCGGTGTTGATTCCCGAGATGAAGAAGCGCAAGTACACGCCAGAGTTCTCGGCGGCCATCACGTCATCCTCCGCGTCATTGGCGATCATCATTCCGCCGTCGCTGTCGATGATCCTGTATGGCGCCATCGCGGATACCTCCATCGTCAAACTGTTCGTGGCAGGGATCATTCCGGGCCTGTTGGGGGGATTCGGCCTGGCAGTGCTCTGCTACTACTATGCCCGCAAGTACGACATGCCGCGTGAGGCTGCCTTCTCGCTGTCGGCGCTTGGCAAGGCATTCCGGGAAGCCTTCTGGGCGCTGACGTTGCCGGTCATCATCCTGGGCGGAATCTTCGGCGGCTTCGTGACCGCCACGGAAGGAGCGGGCATCGCTGTGCTGGCGGCGCTGGTCATCGGGGGGCTGGTCTATCGCGAGTTGAATCTGCAGGTGCTGTATCGGGCGGTGATCGATGGCGTGATCCAGACTTCCGTCGTCATGCTGCTGGTCGCGACTTCAGCCGTCCTGGGGCTGTTCCTGACCGAGATGCAGCTGCCGCAGCAACTGGCGCAGGAAATCACCTCACTGACCACGGACCCGGTGGCGGTGCTGGCGTTGCTCAATATCCTGCTGCTGTTGCTGGGGATGTTCCTGCATGGTGCAGCGGCCATCATCCTGGTCGTGCCGATCGTGATGCCGCTGATCCAGCAGATCGGGATCGACCCGATCCACTTCGGCCTGATCCTGACGCTCAACCTCGCCATCGGTCAGCAGACACCCCCCGTCGCCTCGGTGCTGGCGACCTCCTGCTCGATTGCCAGAACGGACATGTGGGAAACCACCAAGGTCAATCTGCCGATGATCTTCGTGCTCTTCCTGGTGCTGATGCTGGTCACCTACGTGCCGGCGATTCCCATGAGCCTTGTCGAGCACTTCTATGGGTGA